The proteins below are encoded in one region of Struthio camelus isolate bStrCam1 chromosome 23, bStrCam1.hap1, whole genome shotgun sequence:
- the TRNAU1AP gene encoding tRNA selenocysteine 1-associated protein 1 isoform X1: MAASLWMGDLEPYMDESFVSRAFATMGELVLSVKIIRNRLTGIPAGYCFVEFADLATAEKCLHKINGKPLPGATPAKRFKLNYATYGKQPDNSPEYSLFVGDLTPDVDDGMLYEFFVKVYPSCRGGKVVLDQAGVSKGYGFVKFTDELEQKRALTECQGAVGLGSKPVRLSVAIPKANRVKPMEYNQMYNYNYNQYYQQYHNYYAQWGYDQNTGSYSYSYPQYGYTQSTMQTYEEVGEDALEDPTPQLDVHEANKQFMEQSEELYDALMDCHWQPLDTVSSEIPAVL; encoded by the exons ATGGCCGCCAGCCTGTGGATGGGGGAC ctGGAGCCATATATGGATGAAAGCTTTGTTTCGAGAGCCTTTGCTACCATGGGAGAGCTTGTACTGAGTGTAAAAATCATTCGAAACAGGTTGACAGG AATTCCAGCAGGCTATTGCTTTGTAGAATTTGCAGATCTAGCTACTGCAGAAAAATGTTTACACAAAATCAATGGAAAACCGCTTCCTGGTGCTACACCG GCAAAGCGATTTAAATTGAATTATGCAACGTATGGAAAACAGCCTGATAACAG tCCAGAATATTCACTTTTTGTGGGAGACCTGACTCCTGATGTGGATGATGGCATGTTATATGAATTTTTTGTTAAAGTTTATCCATCATGTAGAGGTGGAAAAGTTGTTTTGGACCAGGCAGGAGTATCCAA AGGTTACGGGTTCGTGAAATTCACGGATGAACTGGAACAGAAAAGAGCGCTGACAGAGTGTCAGGGAGCTGTGGGGTTGGGCTCTAAACCTGTACGCTTGAGTGTGGCTATACCAAAAGC taatcgTGTGAAACCAATGGAGTACAATCAGATGTACAACTATAATTATAACCAATATTACCAACAATATCACAACTACTATGCCCAGTGGGGCTATGACCAGAACACAGGCAGTTACAGCTACAGCTATCCGCAGTATGGATACACGCAGAGCACAATGCAG aCATATGAAGAAGTTGGTGAGGATGCATTGGAAG ATCCGACGCCTCAGTTGGACGTCCATGAAGCAAATAAACAGTTTATGGAACAGAGTGAAGAGCTCTACGATGCCTTGATGGACTGTCACTGGCAGCCTTTGGACACTGTCTCGTCAGAGATTCCAGCCGTGTTATAG
- the TRNAU1AP gene encoding tRNA selenocysteine 1-associated protein 1 isoform X3, with amino-acid sequence MAASLWMGDLEPYMDESFVSRAFATMGELVLSVKIIRNRLTGIPAGYCFVEFADLATAEKCLHKINGKPLPGATPAKRFKLNYATYGKQPDNSPEYSLFVGDLTPDVDDGMLYEFFVKVYPSCRGGKVVLDQAGVSKGYGFVKFTDELEQKRALTECQGAVGLGSKPVRLSVAIPKANRVKPMEYNQMYNYNYNQYYQQYHNYYAQWGYDQNTGSYSYSYPQYGYTQSTMQTYEEVGEDALEAV; translated from the exons ATGGCCGCCAGCCTGTGGATGGGGGAC ctGGAGCCATATATGGATGAAAGCTTTGTTTCGAGAGCCTTTGCTACCATGGGAGAGCTTGTACTGAGTGTAAAAATCATTCGAAACAGGTTGACAGG AATTCCAGCAGGCTATTGCTTTGTAGAATTTGCAGATCTAGCTACTGCAGAAAAATGTTTACACAAAATCAATGGAAAACCGCTTCCTGGTGCTACACCG GCAAAGCGATTTAAATTGAATTATGCAACGTATGGAAAACAGCCTGATAACAG tCCAGAATATTCACTTTTTGTGGGAGACCTGACTCCTGATGTGGATGATGGCATGTTATATGAATTTTTTGTTAAAGTTTATCCATCATGTAGAGGTGGAAAAGTTGTTTTGGACCAGGCAGGAGTATCCAA AGGTTACGGGTTCGTGAAATTCACGGATGAACTGGAACAGAAAAGAGCGCTGACAGAGTGTCAGGGAGCTGTGGGGTTGGGCTCTAAACCTGTACGCTTGAGTGTGGCTATACCAAAAGC taatcgTGTGAAACCAATGGAGTACAATCAGATGTACAACTATAATTATAACCAATATTACCAACAATATCACAACTACTATGCCCAGTGGGGCTATGACCAGAACACAGGCAGTTACAGCTACAGCTATCCGCAGTATGGATACACGCAGAGCACAATGCAG aCATATGAAGAAGTTGGTGAGGATGCATTGGAAG CAGTTTAA
- the TRNAU1AP gene encoding tRNA selenocysteine 1-associated protein 1 isoform X2, producing the protein MDESFVSRAFATMGELVLSVKIIRNRLTGIPAGYCFVEFADLATAEKCLHKINGKPLPGATPAKRFKLNYATYGKQPDNSPEYSLFVGDLTPDVDDGMLYEFFVKVYPSCRGGKVVLDQAGVSKGYGFVKFTDELEQKRALTECQGAVGLGSKPVRLSVAIPKANRVKPMEYNQMYNYNYNQYYQQYHNYYAQWGYDQNTGSYSYSYPQYGYTQSTMQTYEEVGEDALEDPTPQLDVHEANKQFMEQSEELYDALMDCHWQPLDTVSSEIPAVL; encoded by the exons ATGGATGAAAGCTTTGTTTCGAGAGCCTTTGCTACCATGGGAGAGCTTGTACTGAGTGTAAAAATCATTCGAAACAGGTTGACAGG AATTCCAGCAGGCTATTGCTTTGTAGAATTTGCAGATCTAGCTACTGCAGAAAAATGTTTACACAAAATCAATGGAAAACCGCTTCCTGGTGCTACACCG GCAAAGCGATTTAAATTGAATTATGCAACGTATGGAAAACAGCCTGATAACAG tCCAGAATATTCACTTTTTGTGGGAGACCTGACTCCTGATGTGGATGATGGCATGTTATATGAATTTTTTGTTAAAGTTTATCCATCATGTAGAGGTGGAAAAGTTGTTTTGGACCAGGCAGGAGTATCCAA AGGTTACGGGTTCGTGAAATTCACGGATGAACTGGAACAGAAAAGAGCGCTGACAGAGTGTCAGGGAGCTGTGGGGTTGGGCTCTAAACCTGTACGCTTGAGTGTGGCTATACCAAAAGC taatcgTGTGAAACCAATGGAGTACAATCAGATGTACAACTATAATTATAACCAATATTACCAACAATATCACAACTACTATGCCCAGTGGGGCTATGACCAGAACACAGGCAGTTACAGCTACAGCTATCCGCAGTATGGATACACGCAGAGCACAATGCAG aCATATGAAGAAGTTGGTGAGGATGCATTGGAAG ATCCGACGCCTCAGTTGGACGTCCATGAAGCAAATAAACAGTTTATGGAACAGAGTGAAGAGCTCTACGATGCCTTGATGGACTGTCACTGGCAGCCTTTGGACACTGTCTCGTCAGAGATTCCAGCCGTGTTATAG
- the LOC138062019 gene encoding ras-related protein Rab-42-like — MGTVPEPDGHYQYRVLVLGDAAVGKSSLLRCYAEGPGAAGAPAPCPTVGVEFYSRTVRLPPAGQAKLQLWDTAGQERFRSITRSFYRSAAGVLLVFDVTNRASFEHVTEWYHEAAGGQATSKVAFVLVGHKCDLAEERAVSAEEAGRLAASLGMAFVETSTKSNLNVALAFETVAGRIHEALRRGALAPHEGCDGVRLIPSKSRGEPPERPKPRERCQC, encoded by the exons atGGGGACAGTGCCCGAGCCCGACGGGCACTACCAGTACCGCGTGCTGGTGCTGGGGGACGCGGCGGTGGGCAAGTCGTCGCTGCTGCGCTGCTACGCCgagggcccgggggcggcgggggcccccgCGCCCTGCCCCACTGTCGGCGTGGAGTTTTACAGCCGCACGGTGCGGTTGCCGCCGGCCGGCCAGGCCAAGCTGCAGCTCTGGGACACGGCGGGCCAGGAGCGCTTCAG GTCCATCACCAGGTCCTTCTACCGGAGCGCAGCGGGTGTGCTGCTGGTCTTCGACGTCACCAACCGCGCGTCCTTCGAGCACGTCACCGAGTGGTACCACGAAGCggcgggcggccaggccaccagcAAGGTGGCCTTCGTCCTGGTGGGCCACAAGTGCGACCTGGCGGAGGAGCGGGCGGTGTCGGCCGAGGAGGCCGGGCGGCTGGCCGCCTCCCTGGGCATGGCCTTCGTCGAGACCTCCACCAAGAGCAACCTCAACGTGGCCCTGGCCTTCGAGACCGTCGCCGGCCGCATCCACGAGGCGCTGCGGCGCGGGGCGCTCGCCCCGCACGAGGGCTGCGACGGCGTCAGGCTCATCCCCAGCAAGAGCCGCGGCGAGCCGCCGGAGCGCCCAAAGCCCCGGGAGCGGTGCCAATGCTAA